One part of the Brevundimonas sp. NIBR11 genome encodes these proteins:
- a CDS encoding CPBP family intramembrane glutamic endopeptidase — MSPYEAIVRAVRLARRSPLITGFHPDRPGLRFAGFLGLAVVFMFGATMALAIVLRLVPGLADQMGMTGPLPDTPMRLIEESRSVLFIAVILGSLALAILAAAATMYRVPASTFLWPGRRFNGWDLGVGFLAMTCVAAILFPVYLWGGSEWAPPVLNGFYADWTKPLYLVASVVGLLVAAAGEEIVCRGVLLRLTSQIARHPVVLCLINGVLFSALHLDPDPVAFVARAMSGAIWTWAAIRLGGLEFAIGAHLANNLMITLFWQPMSEMEVGRDSQWIELTPELFVAAVMLVFVERLARGPRDWRPAGLAPRRSA; from the coding sequence ATGTCTCCTTACGAAGCCATAGTCCGCGCCGTCCGCCTCGCGCGGCGTTCGCCGTTGATCACCGGCTTCCATCCCGACAGGCCGGGGCTGAGGTTCGCGGGCTTCCTCGGACTAGCCGTCGTCTTCATGTTCGGGGCGACCATGGCCTTGGCCATCGTCTTACGCCTGGTCCCGGGGCTGGCCGATCAGATGGGGATGACCGGCCCGCTGCCCGACACCCCCATGCGATTGATCGAGGAAAGCCGGTCCGTGCTGTTCATCGCCGTCATTCTGGGCAGTCTGGCCCTGGCCATCCTGGCTGCGGCGGCGACGATGTACCGGGTCCCGGCGAGCACTTTCCTGTGGCCCGGTCGGCGGTTCAACGGCTGGGATCTGGGCGTCGGCTTCCTCGCCATGACCTGCGTCGCGGCGATCCTGTTCCCGGTCTATCTGTGGGGCGGCAGCGAATGGGCGCCGCCTGTGCTGAACGGCTTCTACGCCGACTGGACCAAACCGCTGTACCTGGTCGCCAGCGTGGTCGGCCTGCTGGTCGCGGCGGCGGGCGAGGAGATCGTCTGTCGTGGCGTGCTCTTGCGGCTGACCAGCCAGATCGCGCGCCATCCGGTCGTCCTGTGCCTCATTAACGGCGTGCTGTTTTCGGCATTGCACCTGGACCCGGACCCGGTGGCCTTCGTGGCGCGGGCGATGTCCGGCGCGATCTGGACCTGGGCGGCGATTCGGCTGGGCGGCTTGGAGTTCGCCATCGGCGCCCACCTGGCCAACAACCTGATGATCACCCTGTTCTGGCAGCCGATGTCGGAGATGGAGGTGGGGCGCGACTCGCAGTGGATCGAGCTGACGCCGGAACTGTTCGTCGCCGCGGTCATGCTGGTATTTGTCGAGCGGCTGGCCAGGGGCCCGCGCGACTGGCGTCCGGCGGGTCTAGCCCCGCGACGGTCCGCGTGA
- a CDS encoding pseudouridine synthase, translating to MARHPEDNDKKRSTSQELRAHKPGDRPKSGSARPGSASAASFQTTKKSLEGGRGASGRSYAPDKGARPERPIKGKRYSADDKGGAGKPAGKSAKDAAPAEPKRTERIAKAMARAGIASRREVERLIGLGKVAVNGRILDTPATLVSRDDVITVDGKPIAAAQATRVWRYNKPVGLLTSHKDPAGRPTVFDALPSGLPRVISVGRLDINTEGLLLLTNDGELSRALELPETALVRQYRARARGRVTQADLDKLKDGVTVDGIRYGPVEATIDKATTKEDGAQAANLWISVQITEGKNREVRKVLESIGLTVNRLIRLAYGPFQLGTLATGSVEEVGPRVIREMLGQHIRPENLPEGNTVATPAPIPGRRTSTAKVAGKSGSAMSDPSRKPSRVRAAEDAQATGEARAAAAPSKREGWAKAKPKFEHPKKDFKPRARPDAEGSEDRPKRAFKPREDKIIGPKSATWARDADKARTGKPRPGGSRGPSRG from the coding sequence ATGGCCCGCCATCCCGAAGACAACGACAAGAAGCGCAGCACCAGTCAAGAGCTGCGCGCCCACAAGCCCGGCGATCGTCCGAAGAGCGGGTCCGCGCGACCCGGCTCGGCCTCCGCCGCCAGCTTCCAGACGACCAAGAAATCGCTCGAGGGCGGACGCGGCGCGAGCGGCCGGTCCTATGCCCCCGATAAGGGGGCGCGGCCCGAAAGGCCGATCAAGGGCAAACGCTATTCCGCCGACGACAAGGGCGGCGCGGGCAAACCCGCCGGCAAAAGCGCCAAGGATGCGGCTCCGGCCGAACCCAAGCGCACCGAGCGTATCGCCAAGGCCATGGCCCGCGCCGGCATCGCCTCGCGTCGCGAGGTCGAGCGGCTGATCGGTCTGGGCAAGGTGGCGGTGAACGGCCGCATCCTGGACACGCCGGCGACCCTGGTCAGCCGCGATGACGTCATAACCGTCGACGGCAAGCCGATCGCGGCGGCCCAGGCCACGCGCGTCTGGCGCTACAACAAGCCGGTTGGGCTCCTGACCTCCCACAAAGACCCGGCCGGACGCCCCACGGTGTTCGACGCCCTGCCGAGCGGCCTGCCGCGGGTGATCTCTGTCGGGCGTCTCGACATCAACACCGAGGGCCTGCTGCTGCTGACCAACGACGGCGAGCTCAGCCGCGCGCTGGAGCTGCCGGAGACGGCGCTGGTCCGTCAGTACCGGGCCCGCGCCCGTGGCCGCGTCACCCAGGCCGATCTCGACAAGCTGAAGGACGGCGTCACCGTCGACGGCATCCGCTACGGCCCGGTCGAGGCGACCATCGACAAGGCGACGACCAAGGAGGACGGCGCCCAGGCCGCCAACCTGTGGATCAGCGTCCAGATCACCGAGGGCAAGAACCGCGAGGTCCGCAAGGTTCTGGAGTCCATCGGCCTGACCGTGAACCGCCTGATCCGCCTGGCCTATGGCCCGTTCCAGCTGGGGACGCTGGCGACCGGCTCGGTCGAGGAGGTCGGCCCGCGCGTGATCCGCGAGATGCTGGGCCAGCATATCCGTCCGGAGAACCTGCCCGAGGGCAACACGGTCGCCACGCCCGCGCCGATCCCCGGCCGTCGCACCAGCACCGCCAAGGTCGCGGGCAAGTCGGGCTCGGCCATGTCGGACCCGTCCCGCAAGCCCAGTCGCGTCCGCGCGGCCGAGGACGCCCAGGCCACCGGTGAGGCCCGAGCGGCCGCCGCGCCTTCAAAGCGCGAGGGCTGGGCCAAGGCCAAGCCGAAGTTCGAGCATCCGAAAAAGGACTTCAAACCCCGCGCCCGACCCGACGCCGAGGGAAGCGAAGACCGGCCCAAGCGCGCCTTCAAGCCGCGCGAGGACAAGATCATCGGCCCGAAGTCGGCGACCTGGGCGCGCGACGCGGACAAGGCGCGGACAGGCAAGCCGCGTCCGGGCGGCTCACGCGGACCGTCGCGGGGCTAG
- the tadA gene encoding tRNA adenosine(34) deaminase TadA, whose translation MAGHDERFMRMALALAQAAADAGEVPVGAVVVDEATGEVIATGANGPVAAHDPTAHAEIVALRAAAVAHENYRLTGLTLYVTLEPCAMCAGAISHARIGRVVWAADDPKGGAVIHGPKLFEQPTLHSRPSVEGGLLADEAAAMLRGFFRARRGGTAGGQAR comes from the coding sequence ATGGCGGGCCATGATGAGCGGTTCATGCGCATGGCCTTGGCCCTGGCGCAAGCGGCGGCGGACGCCGGAGAGGTTCCCGTGGGCGCCGTGGTGGTCGATGAAGCGACCGGCGAGGTGATCGCGACCGGCGCGAACGGCCCCGTGGCGGCCCACGATCCCACCGCCCACGCCGAGATCGTGGCGCTGCGCGCGGCGGCGGTGGCGCACGAGAATTATCGCCTGACGGGACTGACCCTCTATGTGACGCTGGAGCCCTGCGCCATGTGCGCCGGGGCCATCAGCCACGCGCGAATCGGCCGCGTCGTCTGGGCGGCGGACGATCCGAAGGGCGGCGCGGTTATCCACGGGCCGAAACTGTTCGAGCAGCCGACCCTTCACTCGCGTCCGAGCGTCGAGGGAGGATTGCTCGCCGACGAAGCCGCCGCGATGCTGCGCGGCTTCTTCCGGGCCAGACGCGGTGGAACGGCGGGCGGTCAGGCCCGTTAG
- a CDS encoding MliC family protein codes for MRHLILIAAVASALSACGGQEPAKAPTDGEAVRQRAIEAQTARRRTGAEVQDRALNRVIRTVYLCDNGERLSVDFDNPRAMATVRNSNGEAVDLYQERAADGIWYKASAYELRGKGILATWSADGRQPTDCRAID; via the coding sequence ATGCGCCACCTGATCCTGATCGCCGCTGTCGCTTCGGCCTTGTCAGCTTGTGGGGGCCAGGAACCGGCCAAGGCTCCGACGGATGGCGAGGCGGTGCGCCAGCGCGCCATCGAGGCACAGACCGCGCGCCGCCGTACCGGAGCCGAGGTTCAGGACCGCGCCCTGAACCGCGTCATCCGCACCGTCTATCTGTGTGACAACGGCGAGCGCCTGTCGGTCGATTTCGACAATCCGCGCGCCATGGCCACGGTCCGCAACTCCAACGGCGAAGCGGTCGATCTCTATCAGGAGCGGGCGGCGGACGGCATCTGGTACAAGGCCAGCGCCTATGAGCTGCGCGGCAAGGGCATCCTGGCTACCTGGTCCGCCGACGGCCGCCAGCCGACGGATTGCCGCGCGATCGACTAG